The Streptomyces sp. P9-A4 genome contains a region encoding:
- a CDS encoding phosphoribosyl-ATP diphosphatase translates to MANKPSKSFEELFAELKLKAETGDPATSRTAELVDKGVHAIGKKVVEEAAEVWMAAEYEGKEAAAEEISQLLYHVQVMMVARGISLDDVYAHL, encoded by the coding sequence ATGGCGAACAAACCCTCAAAGAGTTTCGAAGAGCTCTTCGCCGAGCTCAAGCTCAAGGCCGAGACCGGCGACCCGGCCACCTCCCGCACCGCGGAACTGGTGGACAAGGGCGTCCATGCCATCGGCAAGAAGGTCGTCGAAGAGGCCGCCGAGGTCTGGATGGCCGCCGAGTACGAGGGCAAGGAAGCCGCCGCCGAGGAGATCTCGCAGCTGCTGTACCACGTCCAGGTGATGATGGTCGCCCGCGGGATCTCGCTCGACGACGTCTACGCCCACCTCTGA
- the ribH gene encoding 6,7-dimethyl-8-ribityllumazine synthase, whose product MSGKGAPVLSVKNCGDLRVAVIASQWHEKIMDGLVDGALRALSELGIDEPTLLRVPGSFELPVVAKVLAGRGYDAIVALGVVIRGGTPHFEYVCQGVTHGLTQVSIDTGVPVGFGVLTVDNEEQALDRAGLEGSSEDKGHEAVTAAVATATTLRTVSEPWR is encoded by the coding sequence ATGAGCGGCAAGGGCGCACCCGTCCTCAGCGTGAAGAACTGCGGCGACCTCCGGGTCGCGGTCATCGCGTCGCAGTGGCACGAGAAGATCATGGACGGCCTCGTCGACGGCGCCCTGCGCGCCCTGAGCGAGCTGGGCATCGACGAGCCGACCCTGCTCCGCGTCCCCGGCAGCTTCGAGCTCCCGGTCGTGGCGAAGGTCCTCGCCGGGCGCGGCTACGATGCCATCGTGGCCCTCGGCGTCGTCATCCGCGGCGGAACCCCGCACTTCGAGTACGTGTGCCAGGGCGTCACCCACGGCCTCACCCAGGTCTCGATCGACACCGGCGTACCCGTCGGATTCGGCGTCCTCACCGTCGACAACGAGGAACAGGCCCTCGACCGGGCCGGCCTCGAAGGCTCCTCCGAGGACAAGGGCCACGAGGCCGTCACCGCCGCCGTCGCCACCGCCACCACGCTGCGCACGGTCAGCGAACCCTGGCGCTAG